The following proteins come from a genomic window of Chiroxiphia lanceolata isolate bChiLan1 chromosome 16, bChiLan1.pri, whole genome shotgun sequence:
- the NSMCE1 gene encoding non-structural maintenance of chromosomes element 1 homolog, whose translation MAAQMTDAHRRFLQVLMSKGITEGSEARKLHHHCCETDKVYYAHDKLDDFISTINRHLQPLFMQVRKGMSEEDGRAHYAVVNLAETEITKMASDYTEIELELFRKTMDLIILSENGFASSTDILNLADKLKTKKMKKKEAEQVLKVFVEDKWLSEKNGEYTLHTRCIIEMEQYILSNYQDVARKCNICRSLAVQSQVCESCGIGMHLPCVRKYFKAQTEPRCPKCNEFWSCDISGMSRMTSQSPQSSVLSPR comes from the exons ATGGCAGCTCAGATGACTGATGCTCATCGGCGGTTCTTGCAGGTTCTGATGTCTAAGGGGATAACAGAAGGATCAGAGGCCAGGAAATTACACCACCACTGCTGTGAAACTGATAAAG tttacTACGCACATGATAAACTGGACGATTTCATCAGCACTATTAACAGGCACCTGCAGCCTTTGTTTATGCAGGTTCGGAAAGGAATGTCAGAAGAGGATGGGAGAGCACATTATGCTGTA gtgAATTTGGCAGAAACTGAAATAACTAAAATGGCATCTGACTATACGGAAATTGAATTAGAGTTGTTCAGAAAAACA ATGGACCTAATAATTTTGTCAGAAAATGGCTTTGCCTCATCTACAGATATTTTAAACTTGGCTGACAAACttaagacaaagaaaatgaagaaaaaggaagcagaacaaGTGCTGAAAGTTTTTGTGGAGGATAAGTGGCTCTCTGAG AAAAATGGAGAATATACTCTGCATACTCGTTGCATAATTGAAATGGAACAGTACATTCTCAGCAACTACCAGGACGTGGCAAGGAAATGTAACATCTGTCGCAGCCTCGCAGTCCAG AGCCAAGTATGTGAATCCTGTGGAATTGGAATGCATTTACCTTGTGTCAGAAAGTACTTCAAAGCTCAGACTGAACCCCGTTGTCCAAAGTGTAACGAATTCTGGTCTTGTGACATCTCAG GTATGAGTCGGATGACCTCCCAGTCACCACAGAGCTCCGTTCTCAGCCCTAGATGA
- the KDM8 gene encoding bifunctional peptidase and arginyl-hydroxylase JMJD5 has translation MAAAGGAEGADGADGGPALWAEVRALLPRAEEGLTLALSGEVEGCVLPLLRRARALLYSPPGPPGAAAAAALARFSDVLRDYSWEKLNAVPWREVGKGWRQVYAYGCLFGALAEVAAGRPRAAVRLCDLGLLLGAAVLDNVLARLVRALQPRLPRGTAPRDRPCAERVRPERPPPPPAVRPEEAIPHLHCPSLEHFRDNYLIPERPVVLEGVMNHWPCMKKWSVDYFCQVAGCRTVPVELGARYTDEEWSQQLMTVNDFISQYIMDENSVGYLAQHQLFDQIPELKEDISIPDYCCLGEGEEDDITINAWFGPGGTISPLHQDPQQNFLAQVLGRKYIRLYSPQDSENLYPHESQILHNTSQVDVEDPDLVKFPNFTKAAFQSCILMPGQILFIPVKYWHYVRSLELSFSVSFWWS, from the exons ATGGCGGCGGCCGGCGGCGCGGAGGGAGCGGATGGCGCGGACGGAGGCCCCGCGCTGTGGGCCGAGGTGCGGGCGCTGCTGCCCCGCGCTGAGGAGGGGCTGACCTTGGCGCTGAGCGGGGAGGTGGAAGGCTGCGTCCTGCCGCTGCTGCGGCGCGCCCGCGCCCTGCTCTACAGCCCGCCGGGCCCGcccggggcggcggcagcggcggcgctGGCGCGCTTCAGCGACGTCCTGCGCGACTATTCCTGGGAGAAGCTGAACGCGGTGCCGTGGAGGGAGGTCGGCAAGGGCTGGCGGCAGGTCTACGCCTACGGCTGCCTCTTCGGGGCGCTGGCCGAGGTGGCCGCGGGCCGCCCGCGGGCCGCCGTGCGCCTCTGCgacctggggctgctgctcgGCGCCGCCGTCCTGGACAACGTCCTGGCGCGCCTGGTGCGGGCGCTGCAGCCGCGCCTGCCCCGCGGGACCGCGCCGCGGGACCGGCCCTGCGCAGAG AGGGTCCGGCCGGagcggcccccgccgccccccgcggTGCGGCCGGAGGAGGCGATTCCTCACCTTCACTGCCCTTCGCTGGAGCACTTCAGAGACAACTACCTCATTCCCGAGCGGCCCGTGGTCCTGGAGGGCGTCATGAACCACTGGCCGTGTATGAAGAAGTGGAG CGTGGACTATTTTTGTCAAGTCGCGGGGTGCCGCACAGTCCCCGTGGAGTTGGGTGCCCGGTACACAGATGAGGAATGGTCTCAGCAGCTCATGACTGTCAATGATTTCATCAGCCAGTATATCATGGATGAG AACAGTGTAGGATACCTTGCCCAGCACCAGCTTTTTGATCAG ATCCCAGAACTGAAAGAAGATATCAGTATCCCTGACTACTGCTgcctgggggaaggggaagaagatgACATCACCATTAATGCTTGGTTTGGTCCAGGAGGCACAATCTCACCTCTTCATCAGGATCCCCAGCAAAATTTTTTAGCCCAG gtattaggaagaaagtaTATCCGTCTGTATTCACCACAAGATTCAGAAAACCTGTACCCACATGAAAGCCAAATTCTTCACAACACTAGTCAG GTTGATGTGGAAGATCCTGACTTGGTCAAGTTTCCCAATTTCACAAAGGCTGCATTTCAGTCCTGCATTCTGATGCCTGGACAGATTCTGTTTATTCCAGTTAAATATTGGCACTATGTGCGATCACTTGAGCTCAGCTTCTCTGTCAGTTTCTGGTGGTCATAA